A region from the Candidatus Hydrogenedentota bacterium genome encodes:
- the lipA gene encoding lipoyl synthase, translated as MTARFPEWIRRPWASGQDFVFTKDLVEGLELHTVCQSARCPNMAECWQKRTATLMILGNSCTRNCRYCSVPSGKPEPVEADEPRRVAEAIRKMGLRHAVITSVTRDDLPDGGAAHIANTVEAIRGLNRNTTIEVLVPDFLGNRAAVETVLASRPDVFGHNIETVERLYPTVRGKRCTYRTALEVLRVASEWEPRVIVKSALMAGHGETEDEIRQTLHDLCDAGCEAVCIGQYLRPTLKQREVEAFVTPEKFKEYEEYAYAIGFGFAVAGPFVRSSYRSEELMESFVVRRDSA; from the coding sequence GTGACAGCGCGGTTCCCCGAATGGATTCGCAGGCCTTGGGCTTCCGGCCAGGATTTCGTGTTTACGAAGGACCTGGTCGAAGGCTTGGAGTTGCACACCGTCTGCCAGAGCGCGCGCTGTCCGAACATGGCGGAGTGCTGGCAGAAGCGCACCGCAACGCTGATGATTCTGGGCAATTCGTGCACGCGGAACTGCCGGTACTGCTCCGTCCCAAGTGGAAAACCGGAACCCGTCGAGGCCGACGAGCCGCGCCGCGTCGCCGAGGCCATTCGTAAGATGGGCCTGCGCCACGCCGTGATTACCTCGGTCACCCGCGACGACCTGCCCGATGGCGGTGCAGCGCATATCGCGAATACGGTAGAGGCCATTCGCGGCCTGAATCGCAACACGACGATCGAAGTGCTCGTGCCGGATTTTCTTGGCAACCGCGCCGCGGTGGAGACCGTGTTGGCGTCGCGGCCTGATGTGTTTGGTCACAACATCGAGACGGTCGAGCGGCTGTATCCGACTGTTCGCGGTAAGCGGTGTACGTATCGCACTGCGCTCGAGGTGCTGCGCGTGGCTTCCGAGTGGGAACCGCGGGTGATCGTGAAATCCGCGTTGATGGCCGGCCATGGCGAAACCGAGGACGAGATTAGACAGACGTTACACGATCTGTGCGATGCCGGCTGCGAAGCCGTGTGTATCGGACAGTACCTCCGCCCTACGCTCAAGCAGCGCGAGGTCGAGGCGTTCGTGACGCCGGAGAAGTTTAAGGAGTACGAGGAATACGCATACGCCATCGGCTTCGGCTTCGCCGTCGCCGGTCCGTTCGTGCGGAGTTCGTATCGCTCGGAAGAGTTGATGGAATCGTTTGTCGTCAGACGAGACAGTGCGTAG
- a CDS encoding P-loop NTPase, translated as MRLIEERPLPQTAREAPQILVVGGGKGGVGKTCFSVNLAIEIARKGWRVILVDADLSCSNVETVLGVEAQVKLDVFFYQRGGKDLHAVLCDTQYENLKLVPGTTGLLDVANPKYQQKAAFIRELQQLDADLIIVDLDAGAHLNTLDFFLMTDTNGVLVITPEKTSIDNAFKFLRAALFRKIERFYQSPEVALLLKRTESLREFVATVKTSEFFDAETRKRICGELVAIARAIRPRIVVNRARNAYEAQIAANILSKFARQNLMIEPENLGFLYFDKCVPEAINSGTPFVVSYPKQKISACVTDIANRLGYF; from the coding sequence GTGCGCCTTATAGAAGAAAGACCGCTACCGCAGACAGCGCGGGAAGCGCCGCAGATTCTGGTCGTCGGCGGGGGCAAAGGTGGCGTGGGAAAGACCTGTTTCTCGGTCAATCTCGCCATCGAAATTGCCCGCAAAGGGTGGCGGGTCATCCTGGTCGATGCCGACTTGAGCTGCTCGAATGTCGAGACGGTGCTCGGTGTTGAAGCGCAGGTAAAGCTGGACGTGTTCTTTTACCAGCGCGGTGGAAAAGACCTGCACGCGGTGCTCTGCGACACGCAGTACGAAAACCTCAAACTGGTCCCCGGCACGACCGGGCTGCTCGACGTTGCCAACCCCAAGTACCAGCAGAAGGCGGCGTTCATCCGGGAACTCCAGCAACTCGATGCGGACCTCATCATCGTCGATCTCGACGCGGGCGCGCACTTGAACACGCTCGATTTCTTCTTGATGACCGACACGAACGGCGTGTTGGTCATCACGCCGGAGAAGACGAGCATCGACAACGCGTTCAAATTTCTCCGCGCGGCGTTGTTTCGGAAGATCGAGCGGTTTTATCAGAGCCCGGAAGTGGCGCTCCTGCTTAAGCGCACCGAGTCGCTTCGCGAATTCGTGGCCACTGTTAAGACGTCCGAATTCTTCGACGCCGAAACGCGCAAGCGGATTTGCGGCGAACTCGTCGCGATCGCGCGGGCCATCCGCCCGCGCATCGTCGTGAACCGTGCGCGCAACGCGTACGAAGCGCAAATCGCCGCCAATATTCTGTCCAAATTTGCCCGGCAAAACCTCATGATCGAGCCGGAAAACCTTGGCTTTTTGTACTTTGATAAGTGCGTGCCGGAAGCGATAAACTCGGGAACGCCGTTCGTCGTGA